A stretch of Rhizobium viscosum DNA encodes these proteins:
- a CDS encoding type II toxin-antitoxin system ParD family antitoxin: MRTLTISLTPHQASMLENAVESGGYASNSEIVRDALRLWEQREEVRQMELARLKKAYDEGMASGEGRSVTADTLLAELKAEARKRG; encoded by the coding sequence ATGCGCACCCTCACTATATCCCTCACGCCGCATCAGGCGTCCATGTTGGAAAACGCCGTCGAAAGTGGCGGCTATGCCTCCAACAGCGAAATCGTGCGCGATGCGCTGCGCCTATGGGAGCAGCGGGAGGAAGTCCGGCAGATGGAGCTGGCACGCCTAAAAAAAGCTTACGACGAAGGCATGGCGAGTGGCGAGGGGCGTAGCGTCACTGCCGACACGCTTCTGGCGGAGCTGAAGGCGGAAGCGCGCAAGCGTGGCTAA
- a CDS encoding type II toxin-antitoxin system RelE/ParE family toxin, which translates to MAKYILSPRAEEDLRDIWRAIAPDNERAADALLRRILDKAELAAEHPHMGSMRPDLSPTARILIEGRYIAVYEPMPYGIFVVAVVYGPRDIENWLD; encoded by the coding sequence GTGGCTAAATACATTCTCAGCCCGCGCGCCGAAGAAGATCTGCGCGACATCTGGCGTGCCATTGCGCCCGACAACGAGCGCGCTGCCGACGCGCTGTTGCGGCGAATTCTGGACAAGGCCGAGCTGGCGGCCGAGCATCCACACATGGGGTCGATGCGTCCCGATCTCAGCCCCACGGCGCGGATTCTGATAGAAGGGCGTTACATCGCCGTTTATGAGCCGATGCCTTATGGCATCTTCGTGGTGGCGGTCGTCTACGGCCCCCGCGACATCGAGAATTGGCTCGACTGA
- a CDS encoding AAA family ATPase, which translates to MTSLFLLLIGFPGTGKLTIAKRLSPLFSARIIDNHWVNNPVLGVLDHDLTKPLPEEIWEQTGRVRQAVLDTIVAFSAPSANFIFTHAGFQGDQRSHRTFRQIADAAEQRGSLLVPVRLLCEAEELARRVAIPERRERLKSVNAEASRERSRTLQVLDPEHANTLNLDVTLLSAEKSAEAVNRHVQDLLDLPRK; encoded by the coding sequence ATGACCAGCCTTTTCCTCCTGCTCATCGGCTTTCCAGGCACCGGCAAGCTCACCATCGCCAAGCGGCTGAGCCCGCTCTTTTCAGCAAGGATCATCGACAATCACTGGGTCAACAATCCGGTGCTCGGGGTTCTCGATCATGATCTGACGAAGCCGTTGCCGGAGGAGATCTGGGAGCAGACGGGCAGGGTGCGGCAGGCGGTTCTGGATACGATCGTCGCTTTCAGCGCACCGTCGGCCAATTTCATCTTCACCCATGCCGGCTTTCAGGGCGACCAGCGTAGTCATCGGACCTTCAGGCAGATCGCCGATGCTGCCGAGCAGCGCGGGTCGCTGCTGGTGCCGGTGCGATTGCTTTGCGAGGCAGAGGAACTGGCGCGGCGGGTGGCGATACCGGAGCGGCGCGAGCGGCTGAAATCGGTCAATGCCGAGGCGTCGCGGGAGCGAAGCCGGACGCTGCAGGTGCTCGATCCCGAGCATGCCAATACGCTCAATCTCGATGTCACCTTGCTTTCTGCAGAGAAGAGTGCGGAGGCCGTTAACAGGCACGTGCAGGATCTCCTGGACCTGCCGCGCAAGTGA
- a CDS encoding VOC family protein, whose product MPLNRLVIYAGDVEKTAAFYETHFGFKPMPLPGDRIVELVSQDGGANIMLHRAARGQRSGQSVVKLVFDVENVEAFCAECAGNGLTFGPIHETDGYVFANAKDPCQNSIQVSSRAFRTER is encoded by the coding sequence TTGCCACTGAACCGATTGGTGATCTACGCCGGCGATGTCGAGAAGACCGCCGCATTCTACGAGACACATTTCGGCTTCAAGCCCATGCCGCTGCCCGGCGACCGGATTGTCGAGCTGGTTTCGCAGGACGGCGGCGCCAATATCATGCTGCATCGGGCCGCCAGGGGACAGCGCAGCGGGCAGTCCGTCGTCAAGCTGGTCTTCGATGTCGAGAACGTTGAAGCCTTCTGCGCCGAATGCGCCGGCAACGGCCTGACATTCGGGCCGATCCATGAGACGGACGGCTACGTCTTTGCCAATGCCAAGGACCCATGCCAGAATTCGATCCAGGTTTCCAGCAGAGCCTTCCGGACAGAGCGTTGA
- a CDS encoding response regulator — translation MRGWMEIGDLRLMAGKHLLIVESGDLIADAVRLALEQAGAVIVGPASSVEIGLALFDITRVDAAILDIRIEGETVFALAERLQDAGIPFVFAISHADTDIPAGYGGYRLSESPAALAQIAKALFAAHENGS, via the coding sequence TTGCGGGGATGGATGGAGATCGGCGATCTCAGGCTCATGGCGGGAAAGCATCTGCTCATTGTCGAAAGCGGTGATCTGATTGCCGACGCGGTGCGGCTTGCGCTGGAACAGGCCGGGGCCGTCATCGTCGGGCCTGCATCGTCAGTCGAAATCGGCCTTGCGCTGTTCGATATAACCAGGGTGGATGCTGCCATCCTGGATATCCGTATCGAAGGGGAGACGGTGTTTGCGCTCGCCGAGCGGCTGCAGGATGCCGGAATACCCTTTGTCTTTGCGATATCTCACGCCGATACGGATATTCCCGCGGGATACGGCGGTTACCGGCTCAGCGAAAGCCCTGCCGCACTTGCACAGATCGCCAAGGCGCTTTTTGCGGCCCACGAAAACGGCAGCTGA
- a CDS encoding sigma-70 family RNA polymerase sigma factor: MKHSTEILQEEVVALIPALRAFARTFYRSSADADDLVQETLVRALGNIEQFKQGTRMKSWLFTIMRNAFCTRFRLRQRETLGADECASSQGSVPADQEWHLRGHELEAACGHLPEPYRAAFAFVFVDGRSYEEAADHFHCPIGTIKSRVNRARQRIAHDIGYYH; this comes from the coding sequence ATGAAACATTCCACCGAAATTCTCCAGGAGGAGGTGGTGGCGCTCATACCAGCGCTCAGGGCATTTGCCCGCACCTTTTACCGATCGTCCGCCGATGCGGACGACCTCGTGCAGGAAACGCTTGTCAGGGCGCTCGGCAATATCGAGCAGTTCAAACAGGGCACGAGGATGAAATCCTGGCTGTTCACGATCATGCGCAATGCCTTCTGCACGCGCTTCCGCCTCAGGCAGCGCGAGACGCTCGGTGCGGACGAGTGCGCCTCCTCACAGGGCAGCGTGCCGGCGGATCAGGAATGGCATCTGCGCGGCCATGAGCTGGAAGCCGCCTGCGGACACCTGCCGGAGCCTTACCGCGCCGCCTTCGCTTTCGTCTTTGTGGACGGGCGCTCCTATGAGGAAGCGGCAGACCACTTTCATTGCCCGATCGGCACCATCAAGAGCCGGGTGAACCGTGCCCGCCAGCGCATCGCGCACGATATCGGCTACTATCACTAG
- a CDS encoding Crp/Fnr family transcriptional regulator, with the protein MDKALYAAGNNILLARIDEEARRHLAPHLEPLGLPRGFALSTSGHQVKYCYFIEEGIASIIARSAAERSSEVGIVGREGIVPLTPILDSTHATFDIFVQLEGHGSRIAVEPLQEALEAVPSLRRLLNRYVQTFIIQAAFTSLANANDSIESRLARWILMCHDRIDGDRIGLTHEFLALMLSVRRASITTALHDLEGRQLILSERSIVIVRDRAGLEEFAGDSYGRAEQEYRRLIGELKQPDTV; encoded by the coding sequence ATGGACAAGGCGCTTTATGCGGCCGGCAATAACATATTGCTTGCGAGGATCGACGAGGAGGCAAGACGACATCTTGCACCTCATCTGGAGCCGCTTGGTCTGCCGCGGGGCTTTGCGCTTTCGACCTCGGGCCATCAGGTGAAATATTGCTACTTCATCGAGGAAGGCATCGCCTCGATCATTGCGAGATCGGCGGCCGAACGATCGAGCGAGGTCGGCATCGTCGGGCGCGAAGGCATTGTGCCGCTGACGCCGATCCTCGACAGCACACATGCGACCTTCGACATTTTCGTACAGCTGGAAGGCCATGGTTCGCGCATCGCCGTCGAGCCGTTGCAGGAAGCGCTAGAGGCCGTGCCATCGCTGCGCAGGCTCCTGAACCGCTATGTCCAGACCTTCATCATCCAGGCGGCTTTCACCTCGCTCGCCAATGCCAATGACTCCATCGAGTCACGGTTGGCGCGCTGGATCCTGATGTGCCACGACCGCATCGACGGCGACCGCATCGGCCTGACGCACGAGTTCCTGGCCCTCATGCTGTCTGTCAGGCGCGCCAGCATCACCACCGCGCTGCATGATCTCGAAGGCAGGCAGCTGATCTTGTCGGAGCGCAGCATAGTCATTGTCCGCGACCGGGCGGGCCTCGAAGAATTCGCCGGCGATTCCTACGGTCGCGCGGAGCAGGAATATCGCCGGCTTATCGGCGAGCTCAAACAGCCGGACACTGTTTAG
- a CDS encoding DUF982 domain-containing protein: protein MHIRLPGQESLITVRGTGHAAALLAEKWPVTHGLAFEHALASFAAVLEGHILPDEAREAFIDAADAAGVRWSSDDGA, encoded by the coding sequence TTGCATATCCGGCTTCCCGGCCAGGAGAGCCTTATTACCGTGCGTGGAACGGGCCATGCGGCGGCGCTTCTTGCCGAAAAATGGCCCGTCACCCACGGTCTGGCCTTCGAACACGCGCTGGCGTCCTTCGCGGCCGTCCTGGAGGGCCATATTCTGCCCGACGAGGCGCGGGAAGCCTTCATCGATGCGGCGGATGCCGCCGGTGTCCGTTGGTCCAGCGACGATGGCGCCTGA
- a CDS encoding haloalkane dehalogenase — protein MDRHLTKSDSRNKAMPSLQVLNSTMFYRDSGTGTPFVFLHGNPTSSYVWRNVIPHVGSPARSLAPDLIGMGQSGKPDIAYRFSDHAEYLDAWFEKLALDQVILIGHDWGGALAMDWATRRPGRVRGIVLMETILRPMTWNDFPGLHRLRYETIRAAGMGEAKVLDENFFIEQALTVTIQSGLSAEVHDIYRQPYPTRESRRPLLAWPREMPIEGEPIDTVRRIEAYDAWLANSPETPKLLLTFDDPDGTLMIGPEMSRWAQENISSLEVRACGPAAHICPEDQPEIIGKAIAAWADRHKPR, from the coding sequence ATAGACAGGCACCTTACTAAATCCGACTCAAGGAATAAAGCCATGCCTTCACTGCAAGTTCTCAATTCCACGATGTTCTATCGCGACTCCGGGACCGGAACCCCATTCGTGTTCCTACACGGCAATCCGACGTCGTCCTATGTCTGGCGAAACGTCATTCCGCATGTCGGCTCGCCTGCCCGCAGCCTCGCTCCTGACCTCATTGGCATGGGTCAGTCCGGAAAGCCGGACATCGCCTACCGCTTCTCCGATCATGCCGAGTATCTCGACGCCTGGTTCGAAAAGTTGGCGCTCGACCAAGTGATCCTCATCGGCCACGATTGGGGCGGCGCGCTCGCCATGGACTGGGCAACTCGACGTCCGGGCCGAGTCCGGGGCATAGTCCTCATGGAGACGATCCTGCGGCCGATGACTTGGAATGATTTTCCCGGCCTGCATCGGCTCCGATACGAGACGATCCGCGCGGCCGGCATGGGCGAAGCCAAGGTTCTAGATGAGAACTTCTTTATCGAGCAGGCGCTCACGGTTACCATCCAGTCCGGCCTGAGCGCCGAGGTTCACGATATCTACCGGCAGCCTTATCCCACTCGAGAAAGCAGGCGTCCCCTGCTCGCCTGGCCGAGAGAAATGCCGATAGAGGGCGAACCCATCGATACGGTGAGACGCATCGAAGCCTACGACGCCTGGCTGGCGAATTCGCCGGAAACCCCCAAACTGCTGCTGACCTTCGACGACCCGGATGGCACCCTCATGATCGGACCGGAAATGTCACGTTGGGCGCAGGAGAACATCTCCAGCCTAGAGGTAAGGGCATGCGGACCGGCTGCGCACATCTGCCCGGAAGATCAGCCGGAGATCATCGGCAAGGCCATCGCCGCATGGGCGGACCGTCATAAGCCACGTTGA